One part of the bacterium genome encodes these proteins:
- a CDS encoding chorismate synthase: MNFRTAGESHGPGLVILVENLPAGLPVDKEKIDAELARRQRGYGRGGRMAIETDKAEIIAGIRWGKTTGAPVAMIIKNRDFDNWREAMSYDGRHENSIAALTEVRPGHADLSGALKYGHTDARNVLERSSARETAARVAAGALAKALLEFFEIKTGSFVTSIGRIEAGWSEPEMAAHHLAAESSVLRMADPSAEKEAIAEIDGAKSRGDTVGGTFICFSTGLPVGLGSHVSWDQRIEGRIGMAMLSIPAIKAVEFGIGFENGRLPGSSVHDEIVPGGAGDTRRGMVRRKTNRAGGIEGGMTNGETLWLRAAMKPIPTLMKPLRTVDLLTGQPVLASRERSDVCAVPAASVVGEAMLAMELAKAFSLKFGGDCVDEMGRNFSSYLDELGRRWKKD, encoded by the coding sequence CTGAATTTCAGAACCGCAGGAGAGTCCCACGGGCCGGGCCTTGTAATACTCGTAGAGAATCTTCCGGCAGGGCTCCCCGTCGACAAGGAAAAGATCGACGCCGAGCTCGCCAGAAGACAAAGAGGTTACGGGCGCGGCGGACGGATGGCGATTGAAACCGACAAGGCCGAGATAATCGCGGGCATCAGGTGGGGCAAGACAACCGGCGCGCCGGTGGCGATGATCATAAAAAACCGCGATTTCGACAACTGGCGCGAGGCGATGAGTTACGATGGGCGCCACGAAAACTCCATAGCCGCCCTGACCGAGGTGAGACCGGGCCACGCGGATCTCTCCGGAGCCCTGAAGTACGGCCACACCGACGCCAGAAACGTACTTGAAAGATCGAGCGCCAGGGAAACCGCCGCAAGGGTAGCCGCCGGGGCGCTGGCTAAAGCCCTCCTCGAGTTCTTTGAAATCAAAACAGGCTCATTCGTAACCTCCATCGGGCGGATCGAGGCCGGGTGGAGCGAGCCGGAGATGGCCGCCCATCACCTGGCCGCGGAAAGCTCGGTTCTCCGGATGGCCGACCCCTCCGCCGAAAAAGAGGCCATAGCCGAAATAGACGGAGCGAAAAGCCGGGGAGACACCGTCGGCGGAACCTTCATCTGTTTTTCCACCGGGCTTCCGGTAGGTCTCGGCAGCCACGTAAGCTGGGATCAGAGAATCGAGGGGCGCATAGGAATGGCGATGCTCTCGATACCGGCGATAAAGGCAGTGGAATTCGGCATCGGTTTTGAAAACGGGCGTCTTCCGGGCTCAAGCGTGCACGACGAAATAGTTCCGGGCGGCGCCGGCGACACAAGACGCGGCATGGTTCGCAGAAAGACCAATCGCGCCGGAGGCATCGAAGGCGGGATGACGAACGGCGAGACCCTCTGGCTCCGGGCGGCGATGAAGCCGATTCCGACGCTGATGAAGCCGCTTCGCACCGTCGATCTTCTCACCGGGCAGCCGGTTCTCGCCTCCAGGGAAAGAAGCGACGTCTGCGCCGTGCCCGCCGCTTCCGTAGTTGGCGAGGCGATGCTGGCGATGGAGCTCGCAAAAGCTTTTTCGCTGAAGTTCGGCGGCGACTGTGTCGATGAAATGGGAAGAAACTTCTCCTCGTATCTCGACGAACTGGGGAGACGTTGGAAAAAAGATTGA
- a CDS encoding type IV pilus secretin family protein, with protein MTGRQWEKSLVARAGSVGLLCGWLALSVFANGCATAGASGAGSTSVKASAPAVIAAAPPAELLQKKTVVSRMELIGEENSVRVRFGGDGAVDYSLSRTGSPDEIVLDLKGARFEGLSGVNEIDDGVIRSVTFGEEGKVSVKLAAASDYSVQKTENGVDLVIVPRGEKATEKPLAKAPAVEGKDKPVLEISTNSFVCNLGSDARGISSFLLSDGMRLVIDLEGVALGGGEVVREYEEGPIARVVMRSGESGVRAVVEARSRIVFSDYKISQVPCGFAIKLDHSEETASISVAAAQVSETPASAAPAKTPAAPAAKPAENMSGLAEVVDFGFHQDAQRSYVDLSTSKPVAHEVREATGTRVVMDLLRTSLTSKFQRALDTSAFNGPVKIIAAYQRGADTRVIVDLKNAAPFNVEKKDSALSIAFEGGSSQPEAVAETPGTERIILERNGETAVPADMAAPTQSGTVMVDPKGPVVRPVSGPVGPNGQKKGYTGSRISMDFVDADIRNVLRLIGEVAGINMVTGSEVSGSITIRLIDVPWDQALDVILKAKNLDKDLDGNIMRIVSAEKIANERNQQILAIEAAKKLEKSSTPLASEIFPVNYALAKEVLDKLKTVLSDRGSAVVDERTNTILVRDLPENIEIARELVARLDTPTPQVLIEARIVEVESNYSEDLGIQWGGEYKADAAHGNSTGFGFPNSIGVKGATGAENFIVNLPVGVGTAGSAGGAFALSMGHINDVLSLDLRIAALETSGKGRIVSSPRVTTLDNKVAEISQGLSIPFNVVSGEETSIKTMDYLLLLKVTPHVTSDASIMLKMEIKKDDVSSITASDGTPGKQTRTANTEVLVKDGETAVIGGIITDSTRETVSGIPWFQKIPFVGWLFKSKQNKTSKTELIIFITPKIVQMEQAASL; from the coding sequence ATGACCGGAAGGCAATGGGAAAAGAGCTTGGTCGCGAGAGCGGGAAGCGTCGGCCTTCTATGCGGCTGGCTCGCTTTGTCCGTTTTCGCCAATGGTTGCGCCACGGCCGGCGCCTCTGGCGCGGGCTCGACTTCGGTAAAGGCGTCAGCCCCCGCCGTGATAGCCGCCGCGCCGCCGGCGGAGCTCCTGCAGAAAAAAACAGTCGTCAGCAGGATGGAGCTCATCGGCGAGGAAAATTCCGTCCGCGTCCGCTTCGGCGGAGACGGCGCGGTGGATTACAGCCTTTCCCGGACCGGCTCCCCGGACGAGATCGTCCTTGACCTAAAGGGCGCCCGCTTCGAGGGTCTTTCCGGCGTAAACGAGATAGACGACGGCGTAATTCGGTCGGTAACCTTCGGCGAAGAGGGCAAAGTCTCCGTAAAGCTTGCGGCCGCCTCCGATTACTCGGTCCAGAAAACCGAAAACGGAGTCGATCTGGTCATTGTTCCGAGAGGAGAAAAGGCTACGGAAAAACCCCTCGCCAAAGCCCCTGCGGTGGAAGGCAAGGACAAGCCCGTCCTCGAAATCTCGACAAACTCGTTCGTATGCAACCTCGGCTCCGACGCCAGGGGCATCAGCTCCTTTCTCCTTAGCGACGGGATGCGCCTCGTCATAGACCTTGAAGGCGTCGCCCTCGGCGGCGGCGAAGTCGTCAGGGAGTACGAAGAGGGGCCGATAGCCCGCGTCGTCATGCGCTCCGGCGAGTCCGGCGTCCGGGCGGTTGTCGAAGCCCGCAGCAGGATTGTCTTCTCCGACTACAAAATCTCGCAGGTGCCCTGCGGCTTTGCAATCAAGCTCGATCACAGCGAAGAGACGGCCTCCATATCCGTCGCCGCCGCGCAGGTCAGCGAAACTCCCGCCTCCGCCGCTCCGGCGAAAACACCCGCCGCTCCGGCCGCGAAGCCCGCCGAGAATATGAGCGGTCTGGCCGAGGTGGTGGATTTCGGCTTCCATCAGGACGCCCAGCGCAGCTACGTAGACCTCTCCACCTCGAAACCCGTGGCCCACGAAGTAAGGGAAGCCACCGGGACGCGGGTGGTCATGGACCTTCTCAGGACCAGCCTCACCAGCAAATTCCAGCGCGCCCTCGACACCTCGGCCTTCAACGGCCCGGTGAAGATAATTGCGGCATACCAGCGCGGGGCCGACACCAGAGTCATCGTCGATCTGAAAAACGCCGCTCCCTTCAACGTAGAAAAGAAAGACAGCGCCCTCAGCATAGCCTTTGAAGGCGGTTCAAGCCAGCCAGAGGCGGTCGCCGAGACTCCCGGGACGGAGCGGATCATCCTCGAAAGGAACGGCGAAACGGCCGTACCCGCGGATATGGCAGCCCCCACCCAGAGCGGCACTGTAATGGTAGATCCCAAGGGGCCGGTCGTGCGACCCGTTTCGGGGCCCGTCGGGCCCAACGGGCAAAAGAAAGGCTACACCGGCAGCAGGATATCGATGGATTTCGTCGATGCCGACATCCGCAACGTCCTTCGGCTCATCGGCGAAGTCGCCGGGATAAACATGGTTACCGGCAGCGAAGTCAGCGGCAGCATAACCATACGCCTCATCGACGTCCCCTGGGACCAGGCCCTTGACGTCATCCTCAAGGCCAAGAACCTCGACAAGGACCTTGACGGCAACATAATGCGCATCGTCAGCGCCGAGAAGATAGCCAACGAGCGCAACCAGCAAATTTTGGCGATTGAAGCGGCGAAAAAACTGGAAAAGAGCTCGACTCCCCTTGCCAGCGAGATTTTCCCCGTCAATTACGCTTTGGCCAAAGAGGTTCTCGACAAGCTCAAAACCGTTCTTTCCGACCGTGGCAGCGCCGTCGTCGACGAACGCACCAATACCATTCTGGTCCGCGACCTTCCCGAAAATATCGAGATCGCCCGCGAGCTGGTGGCAAGGCTTGACACACCCACTCCCCAGGTGCTCATCGAAGCGCGCATAGTAGAGGTCGAATCCAACTACAGCGAAGATCTCGGCATACAGTGGGGCGGCGAATACAAGGCCGACGCCGCTCACGGAAACTCAACCGGATTCGGCTTCCCCAATTCGATCGGCGTCAAAGGCGCCACCGGCGCGGAAAACTTTATAGTCAACCTCCCGGTGGGCGTAGGAACGGCGGGTTCGGCCGGCGGCGCGTTCGCCCTCAGCATGGGCCACATTAACGACGTTCTCAGCCTCGACCTTCGCATCGCGGCCCTCGAAACCTCCGGCAAGGGCAGGATAGTCAGCTCGCCGAGGGTTACGACTCTGGACAACAAGGTCGCCGAGATCAGCCAGGGTCTGTCAATCCCCTTCAACGTCGTGTCCGGCGAGGAAACCAGCATCAAGACGATGGATTACCTCCTCCTGTTGAAGGTGACTCCGCACGTCACCTCCGACGCCTCCATAATGCTGAAGATGGAGATTAAAAAGGACGACGTCTCTTCGATAACCGCCTCCGACGGCACCCCCGGCAAGCAGACGCGCACCGCGAACACCGAGGTGCTGGTCAAGGACGGCGAGACCGCGGTAATAGGCGGAATAATCACCGACTCCACCCGCGAGACCGTTTCGGGAATTCCGTGGTTCCAGAAAATCCCCTTTGTCGGCTGGCTCTTCAAGTCAAAGCAGAACAAGACCTCGAAGACTGAACTTATTATCTTCATAACGCCCAAGATTGTACAAATGGAGCAGGCCGCGAGCCTTTAA
- the pilM gene encoding type IV pilus assembly protein PilM encodes MALFKPKTLVGLDIGSHSVKIVELKHHKKSYELKNFGIVQLPPEAIVDGVIMDSSIVAEAIRNLYANLKIKNRNVATSVAGHSLIVKKIQLPMMTETELEEQIQWEAGQYIPFEIEDVNLDFQILGPSAADPNNMEVLLVAVKKDIINDYTAVLSEAGLSVQVIDVDAFAMENLFSVSYPELMDRTVVLIDIGAGIMNINILRSGVSAFTRDITLGGSNFTEEIQKELGVSYDEAEALKLGGTSDQASTEDVTRILSGMIDNMVLEIQRSLDFFGAASSEEEVFGIFLAGGACNLPGLAEALEERQGAPVKIIRAFKEITYSHRRFDPDYLEAMGPVAVVAAGLALRRTDER; translated from the coding sequence ATGGCGCTGTTCAAGCCCAAAACGTTAGTCGGTCTCGACATCGGCAGCCACTCAGTCAAAATTGTTGAGCTAAAGCATCATAAAAAAAGTTACGAGCTCAAAAATTTCGGCATAGTCCAGCTGCCGCCGGAGGCAATTGTAGACGGTGTCATCATGGACTCCAGCATCGTCGCCGAAGCCATCCGGAATTTATACGCCAACCTCAAAATAAAGAACCGCAACGTAGCCACTTCCGTTGCCGGCCACTCCCTTATCGTCAAAAAGATACAGTTGCCGATGATGACTGAAACCGAGCTCGAAGAGCAGATTCAGTGGGAGGCCGGACAGTACATACCGTTCGAGATCGAGGACGTTAACCTCGATTTCCAGATTCTGGGGCCCTCGGCCGCCGACCCGAACAACATGGAAGTTCTCCTCGTCGCCGTCAAGAAGGACATAATTAACGACTACACGGCGGTTCTCTCCGAAGCCGGGCTCTCCGTACAGGTAATAGACGTGGACGCCTTCGCGATGGAGAACCTCTTTTCCGTCTCCTACCCCGAGCTGATGGACAGAACGGTGGTCCTCATCGACATCGGCGCCGGCATCATGAACATAAACATACTCCGCAGCGGAGTGTCGGCCTTCACCCGCGACATCACCCTCGGCGGAAGCAACTTCACCGAAGAAATACAGAAGGAACTCGGCGTCAGCTACGACGAGGCGGAGGCTCTCAAGCTCGGAGGCACTTCCGATCAGGCCTCGACCGAGGACGTAACCAGGATCCTCTCGGGAATGATCGACAACATGGTGCTGGAGATACAGCGTTCGCTGGATTTCTTCGGCGCCGCCTCCTCGGAAGAGGAAGTGTTCGGAATATTCCTCGCGGGCGGAGCCTGTAACCTGCCCGGTCTCGCCGAAGCCCTTGAGGAGCGCCAGGGGGCCCCGGTGAAGATAATCAGGGCCTTCAAGGAAATCACCTATTCCCACAGGCGCTTCGATCCAGACTATCTGGAGGCGATGGGGCCGGTTGCCGTGGTGGCCGCCGGTTTGGCGCTTCGAAGGACGGATGAACGATGA
- the gyrA gene encoding DNA gyrase subunit A produces the protein MLTPQSRIPVPIEDEMKRSYLDYAMSVIIGRALPDVRDGLKPVHRRVLFAMHDLGNRWDKPYKKSARVVGDVIGKYHPHGDTAVYDTLVRMAQDFSLRYPLVEGQGNFGSIDGDAPAAMRYTEVRMDKLAGELLADLEMETVGFLPNYDGSLMEPEVMPCRFPNLLANGSSGIAVGMSTNIPPHNLRELCDALALLIQNPDAGIAEIMQVLPGPDFPTAGYIYGSRGIYDAFTTGKGSVKIRAKAVVEKNPRTGREAIIVNELPYTVNKAKVVEEIAELVKEKKLEGISDLRDESDREGMRVVIELKKGEESRIILNQLYKHTRMETTFGVNMLAIVEGQPKVLNIKEALVLFIEHRRDITIRKTQYQLRKAKERAHILEGYTIALDNLDEVIALIRRSEGPNEARDGLISRFGLSEEQAKAILEMRLQRLTGLERDKIVAEYREVLALIKELEAILADDKKIMEILVADFAEIRQKYGDERRSEIVHEVEDITIEDLIAEEDMVVTISHSGYIKRNPTSVYRSQLRGGKGRLGMVTKEEDFVEHLFVASTHSHILFFTTNGKVYWIKVHQLPLAGTATRGKAIINLLPLEKGESVSAFLPVRDFEEGKFVFMCTRNGIVKKTDLMNFSRPRKNMGIYAIGLDEGDELIATRLTDGQSDIIISTRGGLSIRFNEDEVRETGRTSRGVKGIELMEGDKVVAMDIARKGTTLLTLTEYGYGKRTDIDEYRVQGRGGKGIITIKTNERNGPVAGVLSVEEDEQVILIAQSGKLIRMNASGISVIGRNTQGVKLIELESGETVASLAKVMEEELG, from the coding sequence ATGCTGACCCCACAGAGCAGAATTCCAGTTCCCATCGAAGACGAAATGAAGCGTTCCTACCTCGATTACGCGATGAGCGTAATCATCGGAAGGGCGCTGCCGGACGTGCGCGACGGCCTGAAGCCCGTCCACCGCAGGGTGCTTTTCGCGATGCACGATCTGGGGAACAGGTGGGACAAGCCCTACAAGAAATCCGCCCGCGTCGTCGGCGACGTTATAGGTAAATACCACCCCCACGGCGACACGGCGGTCTACGACACCCTCGTGCGCATGGCGCAGGATTTTTCGCTGCGCTACCCGCTGGTCGAGGGTCAGGGAAACTTCGGCTCGATAGACGGCGACGCCCCTGCGGCGATGCGTTACACCGAAGTCCGCATGGACAAGCTGGCCGGGGAGCTTCTGGCCGACCTGGAAATGGAGACGGTGGGGTTTTTGCCCAACTACGACGGCTCCCTGATGGAGCCGGAGGTCATGCCCTGCAGGTTCCCCAATCTTCTGGCGAACGGCAGTTCCGGCATCGCGGTCGGCATGTCGACCAATATCCCGCCCCACAACCTCCGCGAGCTTTGCGACGCGCTCGCCCTTCTCATACAAAATCCCGACGCTGGCATAGCCGAGATAATGCAGGTCCTGCCCGGCCCCGATTTCCCGACGGCGGGCTATATTTACGGCTCGCGGGGAATCTACGACGCCTTCACCACCGGCAAGGGCTCGGTGAAGATACGGGCCAAAGCGGTGGTCGAAAAGAACCCGCGCACCGGCAGGGAGGCGATAATCGTCAACGAGCTTCCCTACACCGTCAACAAGGCCAAGGTGGTCGAGGAGATCGCCGAACTGGTCAAGGAAAAGAAGCTGGAAGGCATCTCCGACCTTCGCGACGAATCCGACCGCGAGGGTATGCGGGTAGTCATCGAGCTGAAAAAGGGCGAGGAGAGCCGGATCATCCTGAACCAGCTCTACAAGCACACCCGCATGGAGACCACCTTCGGGGTCAACATGCTCGCCATCGTCGAGGGGCAGCCCAAAGTCCTGAACATAAAAGAGGCCCTGGTTCTCTTCATCGAGCACCGCCGGGACATAACCATAAGAAAGACCCAGTATCAGCTCCGCAAGGCCAAGGAGCGGGCCCACATTCTGGAAGGCTACACGATAGCGCTGGACAATCTCGATGAGGTGATCGCGCTGATCAGAAGGAGCGAGGGCCCCAACGAGGCACGCGACGGGCTTATCTCCCGCTTCGGCCTGAGCGAGGAGCAGGCAAAGGCGATCCTGGAGATGCGCCTCCAGAGGCTGACCGGCCTCGAAAGGGACAAGATTGTCGCCGAATACCGCGAGGTGCTTGCCCTTATCAAGGAGCTTGAGGCGATACTTGCCGACGACAAGAAGATAATGGAGATACTGGTAGCGGACTTCGCCGAGATTCGCCAGAAGTACGGCGACGAACGCCGCTCGGAGATAGTCCACGAAGTCGAGGACATCACCATCGAAGATCTTATCGCCGAAGAGGACATGGTCGTCACCATCTCCCACTCGGGGTACATAAAGAGAAACCCGACCTCCGTCTACCGTAGCCAGCTTCGCGGCGGCAAGGGAAGGCTCGGCATGGTGACGAAGGAAGAGGATTTCGTCGAACACCTCTTCGTCGCCTCCACCCATTCCCACATCCTCTTCTTTACCACCAACGGCAAGGTTTACTGGATAAAGGTCCACCAGCTGCCCCTGGCCGGAACCGCCACGAGGGGCAAGGCGATAATCAACCTCCTTCCCCTCGAAAAGGGCGAGTCGGTTTCCGCCTTCCTTCCCGTGCGCGATTTCGAGGAGGGCAAGTTCGTCTTCATGTGTACCAGAAACGGCATAGTAAAGAAGACCGACCTCATGAACTTCTCGCGGCCCCGCAAGAACATGGGAATCTACGCCATCGGTCTCGACGAGGGCGACGAGCTCATAGCTACGAGGCTTACCGACGGCCAGAGCGACATCATCATCAGCACCCGCGGAGGGCTCTCGATACGGTTCAACGAGGACGAGGTAAGGGAGACCGGAAGGACCAGCCGGGGAGTCAAGGGAATCGAGCTGATGGAGGGCGACAAGGTCGTCGCTATGGATATAGCCAGAAAGGGCACCACCCTTCTTACCCTGACCGAGTACGGCTACGGGAAGAGGACCGACATCGACGAGTACAGGGTGCAGGGGCGCGGCGGCAAGGGAATAATCACGATAAAGACCAACGAGCGCAACGGTCCCGTGGCCGGAGTGCTTTCGGTGGAAGAAGACGAACAGGTCATCCTGATTGCCCAGAGCGGAAAACTCATACGAATGAACGCCTCTGGAATATCAGTCATTGGGCGTAATACTCAGGGAGTAAAGCTCATTGAATTGGAGAGTGGAGAAACCGTTGCTTCACTTGCAAAGGTAATGGAAGAAGAGCTCGGCTGA
- a CDS encoding YraN family protein: MKAGGKTSGDRGENLAAGFLEKNGFKIVERNWRCKGGEIDIIAIDGKTLVFVEVKARGDSSLGTPFEAVNFRKVARIEHAARLFLASKKLEDVCIRFDVVGVALDSVPPRLELIRDAFRPASAWG, translated from the coding sequence GTGAAGGCGGGCGGCAAAACTTCGGGAGACAGGGGCGAGAACCTCGCCGCCGGGTTCCTCGAAAAAAACGGATTTAAAATCGTGGAGCGCAACTGGCGCTGCAAAGGAGGGGAGATAGACATAATCGCCATCGACGGGAAGACCCTTGTTTTCGTAGAGGTAAAGGCGCGGGGCGACTCCTCACTCGGCACCCCCTTCGAGGCCGTGAACTTCCGCAAGGTGGCGCGGATCGAGCACGCGGCGCGTCTCTTCCTCGCCTCAAAAAAACTCGAAGACGTCTGCATAAGGTTCGACGTTGTGGGAGTGGCGCTTGACTCGGTTCCTCCCCGGCTGGAACTCATACGGGATGCTTTTCGCCCTGCTTCCGCCTGGGGTTGA
- a CDS encoding ribonuclease HII, producing MARGLKARDEAIRRKGYPLLCGVDEAGRGPLAGPVVASAVVLDPGRVPKGIDDSKRLVKEERERLEPLIMDSAIAWGIGLAGPEEIDALNILRASLLAMERAISQLGRPPDFILVDGIHRVGSDLPQKTLIKGDSLSASVAAASILAKVHRDRLMAEVYAREYPGYGFEQHMGYATAEHREALKTLGPSPIHRRTFKGVREYLRDTPWPVQLELL from the coding sequence ATGGCCCGGGGCCTCAAAGCACGGGACGAGGCGATACGCCGCAAGGGGTACCCCCTCCTCTGTGGAGTCGATGAGGCCGGCAGGGGGCCGCTCGCGGGGCCGGTGGTGGCCTCGGCGGTCGTGCTCGACCCCGGAAGAGTGCCCAAGGGGATAGACGATTCCAAGCGCCTCGTCAAAGAGGAGCGGGAGAGGCTCGAACCCCTCATCATGGACAGCGCCATAGCTTGGGGTATCGGCTTGGCCGGGCCCGAAGAGATAGACGCGCTGAACATTCTTCGCGCATCGTTGCTTGCAATGGAAAGGGCGATCTCCCAACTCGGGAGACCGCCCGATTTCATTTTGGTGGACGGCATTCACCGGGTAGGCTCGGACCTGCCGCAAAAGACCCTCATAAAGGGCGACTCCCTTTCCGCCTCCGTCGCGGCGGCCTCGATACTGGCCAAGGTGCACCGCGACAGGCTCATGGCGGAGGTCTACGCCCGGGAGTACCCCGGCTACGGCTTCGAGCAGCACATGGGCTACGCCACCGCCGAGCACAGGGAGGCCCTGAAAACCCTCGGCCCCTCGCCCATACATCGCAGAACCTTCAAAGGCGTCAGGGAATACCTCAGGGACACCCCCTGGCCCGTTCAGCTGGAGCTGCTGTGA
- a CDS encoding 50S ribosomal protein L19 produces the protein MNPIERIELGQMRMDAPSLRSGDKVRVHYRIREGEKVRTQIFEGVMIGQKRGGVRAAITVRKISFGVGVERIFPLHSPLIEKVELVNHNRVRRAKLFYLRILRGKAARLKELRRP, from the coding sequence ATGAACCCGATTGAACGTATAGAACTTGGCCAGATGCGCATGGATGCGCCGAGCCTTCGCTCAGGCGACAAGGTGCGCGTTCACTACCGCATCCGTGAAGGCGAAAAGGTGCGCACCCAGATCTTCGAGGGCGTTATGATCGGCCAGAAGCGCGGAGGCGTGCGCGCCGCTATCACCGTTCGCAAGATAAGCTTCGGCGTCGGCGTGGAGCGTATTTTCCCGCTGCATAGCCCACTCATCGAGAAGGTCGAGCTTGTCAACCACAACCGCGTCCGCAGGGCCAAGCTCTTCTACCTGCGCATTCTTCGCGGCAAGGCCGCGCGCCTCAAGGAGCTTCGCAGGCCGTAA
- a CDS encoding RNA methyltransferase: protein MRENVFLLLMHHPTVDREGRIITSAITTLDMHDFARLARTYGLGGVLVQTNLPQQVELIKRLLGHWVEGKGGEFNADRKHALECITFAPTFEEAVAEVKKRCGEPPLVIATSARDVGKPVVSFAEAKERQAKSGRPLIVLFGTASGLAPEVFEGCDLVLEPIGTPSGYNHLSVRSAASITVDRLFG from the coding sequence GTGAGGGAGAACGTTTTTCTCCTTTTAATGCACCACCCCACCGTTGACAGGGAGGGGCGGATCATCACGAGCGCGATAACCACGCTCGACATGCACGATTTCGCCAGACTGGCCCGCACCTACGGCCTCGGCGGGGTGCTTGTCCAGACGAACCTTCCCCAGCAGGTAGAGCTTATAAAGAGGCTGCTCGGCCACTGGGTAGAGGGAAAGGGCGGAGAGTTCAACGCCGACCGCAAGCACGCCCTCGAATGCATAACCTTCGCGCCCACCTTCGAGGAGGCCGTCGCGGAGGTAAAAAAGCGGTGCGGCGAGCCGCCGCTGGTAATCGCCACCAGCGCCAGAGACGTGGGAAAGCCGGTTGTCTCCTTCGCGGAAGCGAAAGAGAGGCAGGCCAAGAGCGGACGGCCGCTTATCGTGCTCTTCGGCACCGCGTCGGGTCTGGCTCCCGAGGTTTTCGAGGGTTGCGACCTCGTGCTGGAGCCGATAGGAACACCATCGGGGTACAACCACCTTTCGGTGCGCAGCGCCGCTTCGATAACGGTGGACAGGCTTTTTGGATGA
- the trmD gene encoding tRNA (guanosine(37)-N1)-methyltransferase TrmD produces MKFTVITLFPEFFESPLSSGLLGKAVEGGLVKVSLVDLRPYGEGKHRSTDDYPFGGGAGMVMMAGPAVRAIEDARKTDPGAKVVLLTPQGSLMSQKKAREFASQGSVTFLCGRYEGFDERIRSFADEELSLGDFVLMGGESAALAVLEAVSRYVPGVLGDMASTEEESLSQGLLEYPHYTRPREFRGMEVPEVLLSGNHERISRWRRLQSVLRTAKKRPDLLAEAKLTEVELEAVKSAGEAKPE; encoded by the coding sequence GTGAAGTTCACGGTCATCACCCTTTTCCCCGAGTTCTTTGAAAGTCCTCTTTCCTCCGGTCTCCTCGGAAAGGCCGTGGAGGGGGGGCTCGTAAAGGTCAGCCTCGTTGACCTTCGCCCCTACGGCGAAGGCAAACACCGCTCCACCGACGACTACCCCTTCGGGGGAGGCGCGGGGATGGTGATGATGGCGGGACCGGCGGTGCGCGCCATAGAGGATGCGAGAAAAACCGATCCCGGCGCGAAGGTTGTTCTCCTGACGCCGCAGGGGTCGCTCATGAGCCAGAAAAAGGCGCGCGAGTTCGCCTCCCAGGGCTCGGTGACCTTCCTGTGCGGCCGCTACGAGGGGTTCGACGAGAGGATACGTTCCTTCGCCGACGAGGAGCTTTCCCTCGGGGATTTCGTCCTCATGGGCGGCGAGAGCGCGGCGCTGGCGGTACTGGAGGCGGTTTCGCGCTACGTGCCCGGAGTGTTGGGGGATATGGCCTCCACCGAGGAGGAGAGCCTTTCGCAGGGGCTCCTCGAATACCCCCACTACACGAGACCGCGAGAGTTTCGGGGGATGGAGGTTCCGGAGGTTCTGCTTTCCGGCAACCATGAAAGGATTTCCCGCTGGAGAAGGCTTCAGTCGGTTCTTCGGACCGCGAAAAAGCGGCCCGATCTCCTGGCGGAGGCGAAGCTGACCGAGGTGGAGCTTGAAGCGGTGAAAAGCGCCGGAGAGGCGAAGCCCGAGTGA
- the rimM gene encoding 16S rRNA processing protein RimM, giving the protein MSTKKPRPNNPRASLGGPSGEKLVAAGRFGRPHGVLGEVRLDTMGNLPKGLHGYSRFFIDKGDKVVPVEIEGWREADKFLLLRVAGTGDRDSAARLTGKTLYVPRSEMPPLGEGEYYYADLEGMAVVDDESGRELGEVADVKPWGDYDMLFIRSGGRTWLLPVLGEFVIDMDLGAGIIRVKVPEGLGP; this is encoded by the coding sequence GTGTCTACAAAGAAGCCGCGGCCGAATAATCCGCGCGCCAGCCTTGGCGGCCCTTCCGGCGAGAAGCTGGTCGCCGCGGGAAGATTCGGCCGTCCGCACGGCGTTTTGGGCGAGGTTCGCCTCGACACGATGGGGAATCTCCCGAAGGGTCTTCACGGGTACAGCCGCTTTTTCATCGACAAGGGCGACAAGGTCGTCCCGGTGGAGATAGAAGGCTGGCGTGAGGCCGACAAGTTCCTGCTCCTTAGGGTCGCGGGGACGGGCGACAGGGACAGCGCGGCGCGCCTTACCGGCAAGACCCTCTACGTACCCAGAAGCGAGATGCCTCCTCTGGGCGAGGGTGAGTACTATTACGCTGACCTCGAGGGAATGGCCGTCGTCGACGACGAGAGCGGCCGGGAACTGGGAGAGGTCGCCGACGTGAAACCCTGGGGGGATTACGACATGCTCTTCATCCGCAGCGGCGGCCGGACCTGGCTGTTGCCGGTGTTGGGCGAATTCGTAATCGACATGGATTTGGGCGCCGGGATTATCCGGGTAAAGGTGCCCGAGGGGCTTGGGCCGTGA